The nucleotide sequence GCTCCAGCAGTTGGGAGCGGTACTTGGCCAACTTCGCCTTCAGCAGGCCCAAATGGTACTCGGTGGCTGGGGGAGAGGGTCGGGAAAAGAGAACATGCAGATTTAGCGACTCCCAGCCCAAATCCTAACCTAAATTCCGATGCCGATGGCCAGCGCGGCAAAATTCGCAAACCTTTGTTCTTCTGCGTCCGCGCGATTTCGCGCTCGATCTCCGCAATCTTCTCTAGGATGCCCATGCTGCTGGATTTCGCGATCGGGGGCCGGGCATGCAAAAGTTTAAGTAAAACAAAAGTtcggtttttatttattgaccAGCGGTGCGTCGCCCGGAATTCGGCAGCCCTGATCAGCTGTTTTTAGCACTCAAGATAGCGGTACCAAGGGGCTCAGGGAACCCTGAAGTGAAAGGCCGTGATGCTATCTTAACACAGAACTCCACAGTCCAATTCGAAAATTACTGGTCTGTAACTGTAATGACTGAGACAAAATTATTATCACAGATAAAATTCAATTacattataaattaaatttaaaagatgtaaaaaaaaacgtaCATTCCAACTTTGATAACTTTAATATTAGACACCAATATCAATATCATATCAGATATTTTCCCAATGAAGTTTTAAAAAGAGGGTTTAAATTGTATGGGGGATATAAAAACAAGTTTTATTAACCTACTTAGAACCAGcgaaataatttaatttaaaatatactgCATTCATTTTGCCGATCGATTTAAATAAAAGAAGACTTACTAATCAGTTTTCAAAAACATATTcgccatttttgtaaaacttTAAAAGTTTCGGGTAAAAAGTTGGTATTTTATCTTCACTGCAAACATTTTTGGCCGCCATCGTCCCATTTTTGTCCCCAGTTAGAGGAAGTAGATAAgcaaatttataaaaacataagACAGTTTCACAGCGATTGGGTTTTGGACTTTCCCTCTGTCATGAGTACggattatttttatttgtcaAAATAACTTGCGAAAAAGTAATCAGTCTTATTTTAAACCCAGACGGGTCAACATGTTCTTCGCGCTGaaagtttgttttttgttcCTGATCCAGGCTTTTTTTCTGGCCCATTCAGCTCCAAATGGTAATTAATGCCGAGGGTACTCCAATGTTGATCTAGATTCGGAGCAACGATGCTTTATTTTCCaacaatatttatatttacacaatttaaaatgtttgaaatCGTTGCACAATTTTATTGTGAgatgtatttttttaaggtgtgtaactttataaatttacaATAAGGCAAATTAGAAGGTAGTCTCCAGTTTCACATATCTCGGATTAAAAAAAGGTGCGAATctaattatataaattaattctaatttatattttgttgCGTTAGGGCTTTGTGTACTGATAAGCAATACTTCCTAGCGTTTTATCATAATGGGTTTTTCtgaatatgttttttttgAGTTAGctttaaaacataattttaaagattgtACAATTTCTCATCATACAGCAATAATATGAGTGCTTCGTGAGCTTGGAAAATAATCTGTCTCTGCTTTCCTTTCAGATTGCCAACCGGATGAAAAGTACATCAGATTGGATCAGTGCCCCCACGTGTATAATACTGAAATGACGGGTTTAATGAGAAGGGAATACGGCATCGATTACTTTCAATACTTGGGGCcccaaaagatctgctgccCCAAGCCTGGTAATGAGCTTCCAAATACGTATATCTGTGGGAGGAGTCCAGCTGGATACCGAATTGCGCGGGGCCAAGAGACGAGTCCTAATGAGTTTCCCTGGATGGCCATGCTTCTGTATATGAACAACACATCCATGGAGATAATTCCTTCATGTGCGGGATCTCTGATCAACAATCGTTATGTTCTGACCGCTGCCCACTGTTTATCTAACATGCCGGATGCCCTTACGCTCAAGAGTGTACGTCTGGGCGAGCACAACATCTGGGAAACCCCATTTAACAGGTGGGAATGCAGTGATCGCAGCCTCCGATGTGCTGTTCCTCATATTGACGTCGACGTGGAGAAATCCTTTGTCCATGGGCGTTACAAGAAGGGTGCACAGAGGCTTATGCAGCACGACATTGCCCTTTTGCGACTCAAAATGCCAGTACGGTAAGTAATGATTACCCGACAAGAAAAGACAAACCATCTTAAAAAAAGGACCTCACAAGTGATGATCGAAACCACTTATTCGCGATTTCTTTTATATCATTATGGATTATACTTTCGTATacttaaagaaatattgacATATCAAAGTAATAATACCAATACTCAATGGTGGTTCTTAAATTTGTTGAAATTATATGTTGATATCATATGAGCTATCTCTGGTCCCAAAATATACTTGCTCTAGATAtagaaataataatattcCTTTCTTTTATATCTTAATGTTTTAGTGACTAAATACGATTGATTCAAGACTGATCTGAAATGTCTGTTTCCTTAGCTTTAGTAAAGGAATCAGGGCGATATGCCTTCTGAGGGATCACCCCGCCTTGACAAATGCCAGGCTTGAAATAGCCGGATggggaaaaatggaaaatggatgGTTTAGCGAAGTACTGAGGAGAGGGGACGTCACAGAAGTGCACCCAAATAGATGCTCGGAAATGTTTCTACACCTGCAGTTCAACTTCAAGACCCAAATATGTGCCCGTGGCCGGAATGATGTGGACACCTGTAGTGGCGACTCCGGCGGTCCACTGATGGCCACCATGAAAGGCTACCACACAGAGTTTGTATATCAAGTTGGCATCACCTCCTTCGGACATTCAACCTGTGGAACTATTGGATATCCAGCTGTTTACACGAAAACCAAAGCCTTTTTCAACTGGATAGTGCGTAGGATGAAGGCCTAATAGTTTGTAATTGGATTAGATTTATTTGTCAAAAGAACTCGTAAAATATACACAAATACACGCAGGTAAATACTGTTACGATTACAAGAAACCCCACAACACGCAAATGACGATAAATTACAATAGTGACTGTTGACAGAGACATTGAGAGAAAGAGATAGGCCGGGTGGCGGGATGTTCCGGCGTCGGGGGGCCAAAAGGACCCTTTCCTCCGCTGGGAAGTCCTCCGCCGCCAGCGATTAGCGATTAGTGGTTGGCATAGAAGCCGTGTCCCGAGTTCCCCATGAACTCCGTCCAGCGCTGCGCCTCGAGGGAATCCAGCTCCGAGCAGACCTCGCCGGGTCGCAGGGAGCGGCAGGTGCACGTGATCCCGATGCGGGTCACCACCAGCTGCGACTCGAACTTGGGAAGGGCCGGCTCCGCGTCCACCAGACGCTCGCTGAGGCACTGCTTCAGGAACTGTTTGCGCAGCACGCGCAGGTTGTCGATGGTGTAGCCTGCAAATATCgggaaaattttaaaaaatattaagactTTCTTTTTTCGATCCACTTTGCTAACCTTTATCAGCTGGATTTATaagaattaaaataaaattaaaaattgctTCGACATTGGACAATAAGGATATCCATACACCAAAGGAATTAAAGATGTATTAAGGTATTGAAGATTAACAATATAAAGTCTATACCTTacagttttataattaaaaGGCTTTAAAAATGTCATAACAACCCGGAGAAAAAAGTTAAAGGTTGCCAtgctttttttaataaataaagtcAGTTAGTCAACATTTTAGCTCAGTGCTATGTGGCTATTATCAAGTTAAACGGAAGCGATCTTATCGGGTTCTTGATAATataacattttggtccagataaaattaaaataaatttttataagtAAATATTGAAGCTTCGACTTCGAATTCCCCAAAACTCGGCTCACTTACTCTTGTAGGCGCTGATCTTCTCCTCGACGCAGCTGAGGTCCTGTGGCGAGAAGAGTGGCGGATAGGCCTCCGATTCGCGGATGTTGAGGACGAAGGCAAAGTCCAGCGAGGAACTGGCGTTGCCCAGGGCCTTCAGCAGCACGCCGGTGGATGAGATGGAAGCCAAGTACCAGTCCGCTCCGGAGGACTCCTCTCGCCCGGGGGAATCCTCGCCAGTTGCAGTCGTGGTTCCGGAAGCACTCTCGCGTCTCTTGCGACGCCTCTTCTGCTTTTTGTTGCCTTCCTGGGCGTCCACAGCCTGTTCCCGCGCCTCGTTGTCCAGCTCCAGATCCCAAAGGCTGAGCGGGGACTGGGCGGACAGGGGTTGCCCGGTGGAACTGGGCGTGCTTTGTGTGGTGGGGGTGGAAATGGTGCCTCCCCTGGCCTCCAGGAACCCGCTGCGCACATCGCGACTCCCTGCGCTGGGATACTTGGACCGCAGGTGGATGGGCCTGTCACGGTCACTCTGCTCCAGAAGCGGAGGCACTTCGTCGTTGTACACCAGCTCGTATTCCTCCGGAACACGCAGAGGATTGGCACTTTCCGGCGGCAGCTGCAGGCCTTCGTAGTCCTTCTGCTAAATATATAATGTTCATAAGATATACACTCATAAAAAGAAACTGTAGTAACAAATATCTGTATGTtgaattaaaaataaagtacttactaaatatttgaatttaattcaacataatttataaaacaaatcaattttataaattttaagaaGAATGTTAATCATATTCACTTCCAATATTTCGCgagattaaaaaacaaaattttcgttttgaTATCAAtgcttaaaatctttaaactAAGTATAATTGTTAAATTTAGTATTTCCCCATTTAAATGTAATACAAAAACCGCTTgggattttaaaatattaaaaaaatatttaagttaaatatGAGATCTCTTGATTTACTACTTTATCAGTGTATATTAATACCTTAAAAGTGGACAACTTACAAACTCCTTGTAGGCTTCCTTGGGGTAACCTCCTCCCATTCCGAAGCTGGGCAGCTCGTTCTCTGCTCCCTGAGGTAGTAGCTCCTGTAGTTGCTGCTCCATTAGAGGATTGTGCCTGTGGTGGGCTTTTGATCGCCTACCAGGTTGTTCCGTTGCCCCACCGATACCATTACTATTTCCATTACCATTTTCAAATACCTTTCCGGCGGCCACCTGGCGGAGTAATTGCTCCCGATTTCCGTCCAGGAGCTTCTTAAGCAGCTTGGGATGCTTCAGTGGGGATTTCTTtcccgccgccgccgccggtCGTTGTGTGCGATTCAGCCGAACCTCCAGATCATCGGTGCTGAACAAAACCGCTCCTGGTGGCTCAATGTGCCTGGCAATCCCGTAGAGCTTGAGCACCGTGGACTCATTATACCTCAGCCGACATGTATCGGCCCTGGCCTGGAGTATAATGTCGCTATCGGGGACGAATTCGTAGGCATCCCGGGCATCCGGACGATTGCGGCACTGCAGCTGCCAGTGCAGGAAGAAGTCGCCTCCGAAGCTCTGCGAGATGGAAACCCCTCCCAGGAGGCTATTCGCACCTCCCGCATCCGTCATCACAGCACTCAGCAGAGGCTGTCCATTTTTGCCACTCAGTATGGTGGTCTGCGAGTAATAGTAGACTGGGAAACCCGGTCCCGTGTTGTACTTCACCATGAAATCCGTGACATTGTCGTGGTCAAAGAGGCCCGGCACAATGGCACTGACGCACTCGCTGGCCGGGAAGGTGTAGTTCCACATCATGGTGTAGTTGGCTCCGTCGAAGGCCAGGACACTCCGGTTGAAGGCGGCCACCACCACGTCCGAGACGCCATCACCATTCAGATCGGTTAATACGGCGGGCACCATCAAACCCGATCCCGGTTGTCGATGCAGCGGGGTGAAGTGCTTCTCACTGGTGTGCGCCATCAGGGAGTGGAGTCGCAAGGAGTAGATGCCACCCGGCGTGTTCTGACCCCCGGTGACTATCAGCAGGAGCTCCGTTCCATCCGTCTGCGTGAGCAGCTGAATGGGAACAAACATCTCCTCCCGATAGGGCGTTGGAATGCTCCGGATCACCTTGCCCGTCTTCCCGGAGATCAGCTTTATGTGCCCCGCCTTGGACTCCTCGCGCTCCTCCAGATGGGCTGCTATTATCTCCGGCACCGAATCCCCATCCAGATCGCGCAGCACGTTGATCGTGTACAGATCCATGACGATGGGGGAGTTCGTCTCCACTTCTAACTCGCGGAAGCGCCAGATTATGGAACCAGTGCGGCCGTTTATGGCGTAGATCATCTGTTGGGTgataaaaacatattaaattAGATTTGTGGTTCCTTGCTTATATGGAATTGGTTATCATAGTCGCTTTAAAAAACCTTGAAATGAGGTATGCTATTCGACCTTCTAGACCCAAAAGTTTATCCACCCCAAATTTTAGAAATTGGAAGTAAATAGCATTTGTTTccataaacaaaataaatgaattcctaaaaaatgtttttaaaatatagtaAATTTACTAAGGGCCGGTATTTTAATGTTTCGTAGAGGATCTAGTATGTTATCTTTTAGAGCAAGTTAACATTGAGGTTAATTGTTCGAGTAGATATTTTTTCACTATGCGTCGTTAATTATACAAATATCAAGTCTTAACAGATTACATTCATCAACAAATTTAGCTAGAACATGACATAAAGTTAACGTAATATTCagatacaacattttaaaatagcAATTTTACTCTATGATAAAAGTTAAcctgacattgagaaatcgaCCCCTAATGAAggaaatttgtttttaaaaaatatctttaaaaacaTAAAGATCTTccgatttttaaaatatcctgTCAATTTTTTTCGCATGTGGGGTTTTGATATCTCTTATTAAAATAGAAGGTTGTATAATGTAGAAGTTCCACTTACCCCCAGCCTTCCAGCTGCCACGCAATCGGTGCCTCCATCGCCGTCCACATCCGCGCTGCAGTGCAGCGAGAAGACGTTCGCCACGCTCCAAGATTGCCATAAAATGGAGCCATCCAGTCCGTTCAAGGCCACCACTCCGCCCTCGCATGGCACCTCCTCCCCCTGCTGGGCGGACTGACAGCGCGGCAGGGGGATGCCCTCGTAGTGGATGTTGTCGTCCACTCCGTAACCAAAGACCACGTCCTTGATCCCGTCGCCATTCAGATCAGCCGCCCGAAGAGGACTCTCGCTGTTCATGCGGGCCAAGCTGCGGGTCCATCGCTTTTGGACACTGATCTGGGTGCAGGGCACGAACTCGCTGCCCATGGAGCTGCCGTATGCGATGCGGGAGGCGCCCGCTGAGATGGCCGCCAGCTGGGCGGGATCGGGGCGCCACCAGTGGCGGATGCGCTGCAGGGGCAGCGGGAAGAGCGTCAGCATGAGGGCCGCCAGGCTGAGCAGGGCGCAGAGCACCGTTAGGGCGGCCAGGGCGTAGCAGAAGGGCTCGCAGCAGCGACAGCATCGCCGCCTCCTGTGCTGCTTCATAATGGGAGTAGAAGCTGACCCCGAACCGGGTCCAGATCCTGGACTGTGCTTGCGACGCGGCGCCATCAGGGGTCTCTTCAGACCCTGCTCCTCGCTGCGCTGTGGGGGAGAAGCAATAACAGGTTAATTAATTTCTACTTGGAACCAATATTCAATTAGGATTTTAAAGGAAGttctaaatattatttttagtattattttttattttatttttagaagTACGATATACTTGTTTTATTTTCAGCCAGAAACTCATTTTTTAGATATCAACACATAACGCGTGggttaaatatttgtataaataAGGATAAGGTTActaatattataaatttatacacaatttttcaagatatagtaaatatataataaattttttagctctaaaaagtcaataaaaacattttaagtaCTGAATAATTAATAAGGATAACTAATAGCACAGCGGAGTTCTCTTATCACtgttttataaacaaaagaaaatatatggCTTTGAAAGATTACAACACTGAAGTCAGCATATGGAAGCGCCAAATGTATGATATGATACGGCCACCTCTTTGTTATCTGTTGTTTACAATAGAAAAGAGTCATCTTATATGTATAAAAACTAAGAAAATATGGTCCAGACTTTTtcagaaaacatttttttatctGTACACTTGAAACTTTAGACAAAGTCCCACCACTCTTTTATTAACCCTTCTTAACAGGATTTAACTGCACTTAGGAATCGAATTTACTCTTTTCCCTTATGATATCCGCTTGAAGTTCTTACCTTCGCCGACCTGGCATCCTTGATGAACACCTCGTCCTCGACATCGTCGCTGGCGTCCTCATCGATGGACGAGTCCCGTATGGCAATCCTCTTGGAGGGCACATATGGTCGCAGTTTGATCATCTTTGGGTCCGGTTCCGCCGCTGCGGTGGCACCGCCAAGCTGCGCCTGCAATAAAGCCTCTGTTTTAGCCGCTCGAAGGATGCGCCGCGGGTCCTTTAAAGCATTCTGTGGCTCCGTGTTCGTCCGTGCAACTCCAATTGCAGCGATGCGCGTCCGGCGATTGTGTAAAAATCAATAGCGACGTCACGGCTTCGCGCTCAGCTGTCTGCGAATCCGGAGCATGCGCCCTGGTGGGTTGACAATGGAACCACCCTGGCCACCACCCACTGGGCCAAAACGCCACGTGTTGGCCAGCGGCTACAGGTTTGTTTGTCAACAATGTGGCGGCCCACCTGGCCAGCTCTCTTCCTTTCTCTCTCGTTGGCTCTCTCCTGTGGCATCTGTTGCTGGACAGAGCcaccacccaaaaaaaaaccaccCATCAGCCACCCTCCAACCACATACCACCCATGTATGCAACATCCCCATGCCGAAACTCCCTGATTAGCTACTCCCGGGCGGTTCAATGTCCTCGCTTTGAGGCTTTTCATGAATGAAGTGGGTGGAGTTGGAACatgtgggcggtgggcggagGTTCCATTCACCGAACTTCCGCGTGCCGCCAATGTGGGTCACATCTTCTGTGGGACACTGTGTGGTTTCCCCGCTCGGCAAAGCTGGCGATTAATATTTAATGGGATTTTGTCTACCTTTCAGTGGCAGGAAGTGAAACGGAAAAGATATGATTGGCTGATATCTCAGCGTTCGATTAAAGCGGAATTATCTTGGACTAACCTTTAGTAAAAGCTTCGTTCAATAAGCTTATACTAACCATTGAAATGCAAGCGAAGTGTGACTTCTAAAGAGTAGTTCGAATTTATCTAATTTTTTCTTTAACAGATTCAATGAGTTTAGAATAATTTAATGTCAATCCCAATCTATCCAATCcaatactatatatataagaAATCTAATTATTTTTAGTATTGACTATTGTCAACTACTTATGTTTAAATCGTGTGTCAATAAGGTTTCCGGAGATTTCAATAAGCAAATTAATATGTATATTCGGTTCTAAAATATTAGTTCAATCAATGGTTGAGAATCTTCCCATTTCCCCCATTAACAAAGCATACTTTTTAAACAGAACTCAGAACTCAAATTAGTTATATTACCtctataataacaaggaaatCATCTCCAATTTCCGTTTGCAGGCCAAAATTGCGATTGGCTTTGGCCCATACAATCCAATTTACACTCATCTTGTAAGATCCTAACTTCTCAGTGGGAGTAAATTCAGGTAATCCGTTGTCCAGTCTGCAACCTTGGCTCTCTTGACGTCACAGCTTTATTCTTTTTGCCTAAATAAGTTTCCGTTTCTGTATCTATTTTTctcataatttattttacaacATTTTCTATGACGTAGTGGCGCTTGTCAAAAGCCAAACACACAAGTGAAAAGTTCCCTAGTTCCTTTCACTCCCCCACCCAAAAGTATTCAAATTGCAAGTGCGCCAAAACCTTTGCGAATTTGCCATAGCCACCGCCCCGATGCTGCCCTCAGCAGAAACTTAAGAGCACCACTTAGTGGGGGTGGATTCCGAGGCTGGTGGGGAATAGGAGCACTCAGAACAGGTCCAAGCTCGACTGCATTCGAATAAACTATAGAAAAATCAGCGGCTTTTTATAGCGGCCCCATCAATAGAGAGGGGCGTGGATGAGGTGGTAACTTAAGTGTGCTATTATCGCATCAGAGATAATTTAATAACGACGAGTCTTCTTCTTCGCTCGGAGGCCAGAAAGCCAGAAAGGATGTATGGAATCCGCTCAAGAGTGTTGCGGCAAGGCGTTGAGTAGTGCTTGGGgctggtgggcgtggcaggtcTCGGGGATTCACAATATATACCCATAGAAAGATGTTTCACATGTGTGTGCATTGGGTGACAACTGCGTCAAGGTCGCCAGGAATTTGAAGAAGGAAGCaatgtgtttatttatgaTATTTGTTAATATGAGCTGAGCTATAACTTAGTGACCTAAAAATATAGTTCTGAAAATATGGTTTTGAAAAGGtgaaatttcattttccatacaaattaaaaaaatgatcTATCAGTAAGGTATCTTAAAAATTCCAATGTGTATCTTTATTTAAACCTCGTGGCTTGAAAgtggttttatttttgtactagtatttattataatataatgaaaaaatcgtattattagttttaatattttgggaaaagaaaaatattaccTGCAACGAGCGCACAAATATACATAAGCTAATGGAAAATAAGTATGTTGTTCCAATGCAGTTGTCTTATCAAAGCTCGTATTCTATTGTATGTAAATCCTACTATTATATAATTTCTATTCCCGGTTAAGTTATCTTTATAGAGTCTTCTATAATTCCCTGCTCCTTGTATTTCCGATTTCCAGCATATTTTTAGCTCACCGATTTCCCAGTTCCCCAAGCGCTTTTGTCATCTCATTAAACTTGATTTTGCTGCAGTTTCCATCCggcttttattttctattCTTTGTTATTCCAATTGTGCACTCCGTGTGACGTCAGAAGGGGGACCCCAGGATTACCGTGGCACTGCATTCATTAGCCAGGGTCTCCGAGTGTCCTGTCCCCCTCGAGGATGCCACTGGCCCCAACTTTTGATGCGACAAATGCCACTTCTGGGGCCACTTGGCAACTTGCGGAGCACTTGTTAAGGGCGGGCTAACAAGGAAATTGATTGAGAAATGCTCGAAACTTAAGAATCCAAGTGTGAACAAATAAAAGCTAACGAAACAACTGCAGTATACATATATTCAAGAATTTTCCCCCGAATTAAACGAGTAGAATCGATAGACAAATGTCGCATCTTGCCATGATGCGAAATTGAAGGTCCTGCCCTCCACATCCGGCGGTGCATCATCATGTTCTGGGCGAGAAGGGTGCGGCGGATGACAACAATGTCGATGACGACAGAGCCGAGCAGATTATGTGGCAAAAGGAGGCAATGCCAAAGTACTCGAGGAAATTATGTTAAGTGACAAACACACAGGGCCCATGGCGATGCAGCCCTGGTTGGGGAAAGGATATTTGCCTGGCCTATATATAGACGCATATACAAACATCCATGGGCCGATAGTTCCTTGTTCTCCCAATATTAAAGACTACTCTTCTGGCGGCTTTCACTTTTGTTTTTCCCACCAGTCGGAAAAGGACTCACCCACACGCACGGACACTTATACCAACACAGCGTCAAGCATCCTGCATCCTTCGTTGGTGAACTTTTCGCTCGTGCCTGGCAACGTTTTAAATTCAAATCTGCTCGCCTCCAACTGTCAGTTGTCAGCGAAAGTTTGAACTGCCAAGACGTTCAAAACGGAAAGAActaaatcttaaaaaataaagcCAGTCAACTATTAAATGCTAAAGTGTGcagaatatatattaaaacataaaattCATATTTGACATCTCAATAAACGTTTTAAATTATTCCGGAAAGTTAATAAAAAGTGGTGTTTCTTAAAGATGTCAGTTGGGGCGTCAAGCTGATGGTTATGTAATCTCTGTGAAGATTCCAGAAATCCAACAGAAATCTATAGCCTCGATAGCCGAACGGATACAAGTTGACTGCAAGAGAACCGTTTTCGCCGATTTCATCCAATAACTGTGTAAGATTCTAAaacttttttgaaaatttaatatgtttttgttaaaattttccaacaacataatttaaatataatccGCTAAATAGCATACAAagcttttttaatttaaaagtgAAATTACAACACTTACAATATTACGAAACTTAATATTGCATGTAAAAAGTTTTTCGacgtttttaaaatgttttacaaAGGCTTCTAAAATACAATGCTATATCTTGAAAAAATCTACAAAAAAAGTATTTGTATGCGCCATTTCGGTATGCACGTGTAAAAAGTATTGAAAATTATATTGGAATTGACACTTTTACTGAAAATATCAACTTCTAAATTtgattgtaaaatattttgttaaacaattattttcaacactttaaaaaaagcaTTATATAGGGATTGTTAATAAACTATTTTTCAATAGTTGTGACATTTCTAAAATCTCAAgcattttgtttataaaaatcctCTTTAAAAGTTATCAACTTTCACTCAGAATAATCATTATATCTGAAATCttatataaaagaaaattgataatacaattttaaaatatttcgaaCAACCAattaaagtaaaaaatgtattgCAGCCTATtaatgaattttttatttaaaatcgcTGATGCTTTAAGTTGGCCCAATTTGCCGAGAAGAAGGAGAACCTCAGACTTGTGCCGTGGCAATTGTCCTTGTCTAATGGGGCTCTGCAGCATTGGCAGGATTCTTTCATTGCCCGCTTTCTTCCTCGTGTTCGTCATGTGGGATGGGGGCGGCTGCTGGGGCAGGagcagggggcgtggcatcCTCGCGGGCTCATAAAAAGGCGCATGGGCCACTTAAGGCACGGTtcacccaccgcccaccgcaTTCCGCCCCTTCGAGTGGCTTTAATTGTGAATTAAGACGGTATTGTGCAGCGAGCAACTGCGACGACGACAGGTATTGCTGTCTGTGTCCTGCGGCCAGGGTTGCCATCCTGCATTTGGATTCGGACTACAGGGCTCCCAATGCCGAGGCTATCGAGGCGTAGGCATTGTCGAAGGCAACTGCCTTTTTGTCTTTCGGTCTCGTCCCCCATTTTATTTACTTGGTTAAGCGGCATAATGGTTGCTATTTTCGTGCCAATCGCTCTCGATGCATTGTCAATGCCAGGACGACCCTTCGAAAGCCTTTGATCCTTTCCACCTGGTGGAAGGTCGCGACACAGACACAGACCGGGAAATCGCTTCAAGTTGTTTGCTTCGGCGACGACCTTTTGTCAGGAAGAACCGTGAAAATAATACTTATTTTAACAGAAAATAGGTGTCAGGAAGGACACAGAGAATTTCTTTACACATATTAAAGTGACCAGATTTTGAGAATTAAAGTTTTACATCATTATTAATAATCccaaaaaaattcaatttctaaaaatatttttttaacatctctaagaaaatatatattaaatagtAACATG is from Drosophila suzukii chromosome 3, CBGP_Dsuzu_IsoJpt1.0, whole genome shotgun sequence and encodes:
- the LOC108014203 gene encoding spaetzle-processing enzyme-like produces the protein MFFALKVCFLFLIQAFFLAHSAPNDCQPDEKYIRLDQCPHVYNTEMTGLMRREYGIDYFQYLGPQKICCPKPGNELPNTYICGRSPAGYRIARGQETSPNEFPWMAMLLYMNNTSMEIIPSCAGSLINNRYVLTAAHCLSNMPDALTLKSVRLGEHNIWETPFNRWECSDRSLRCAVPHIDVDVEKSFVHGRYKKGAQRLMQHDIALLRLKMPVRFSKGIRAICLLRDHPALTNARLEIAGWGKMENGWFSEVLRRGDVTEVHPNRCSEMFLHLQFNFKTQICARGRNDVDTCSGDSGGPLMATMKGYHTEFVYQVGITSFGHSTCGTIGYPAVYTKTKAFFNWIVRRMKA